In the Populus trichocarpa isolate Nisqually-1 chromosome 1, P.trichocarpa_v4.1, whole genome shotgun sequence genome, one interval contains:
- the LOC7479310 gene encoding uncharacterized protein LOC7479310 isoform X2: MSTSTYSHIMERRSPKSPLPRSPFPKSPMPQSPEFYEKYKSKCAYGLINIFHFRQRHSKKLISDKAVLKRHAVEMKKIAEEDMPIKQQIKKTTAKVEHVQSDTELAGDSSTSHRKAIKATRKPLRLPIYGCYDVATMGHAKSVHENSADDSSKKLESAVTKESLSNQVQPRNETDCNCRSIQHGKHGQSKEINLQVRMNEATEAFINQKLIDGKHLSTDGADDQSKHFMDALDILNSNKDLFIKLLQDPNSLLVKHIEDLRDSQEKVQQIKSYPEDKLSEQHKNNSRECERTGCTRNFNSIDRYLSKRTGDPQPSETIVVLKPGSASLQNCADGISHDSPPVHYRLKNVQQSVKPSFFPLVKMKRKLMHAMRMSRKERQLMLTDGAVQKSKYIFQESEKCGGGGVDINERNSPGETSCYLGRTTMDVRSEDQMDKVEIIESSVREEAATASEKGHESSRFSNLRHSKETNNDKYVETRVHLSDFLMNENVNLSRKQRPKTRDGMSSLPEIEFFPMAGPRCKAEHARVTPQMRFSPYTSYQMVNKNKWNQSEKRNNTSPTRQTLEAPPWANDKKCEDQLQIIETEKTISDKLFPDVKEDENISSLENDSSPGGKKDSKISEEYSPSGVPSRLDGSYNSDANESTRTANTTDEHESSKFCRLDSSADNQMSPSSTSDYLSSPSTIQRVEDLDKAKERAEQPSPVSVLEHFFMEDMITRPSSHASRPAELSALPLRIGKEEDYLAALVHSPLDLKINSSTSLEELGSVLEYIGAFLRASGFNLDDLSSKCHGESCGGHKLVCDYFVEVLLEVYLNYMRSSPWLSFVEPKVRPVTMAENMAQQVMKHVERNILLQPPSRTLDHLVEKDLTSSVTWLDVRIDAEYVVSMIVESVLEEVIMETAIE, encoded by the exons aaatgaagaaaattgcAGAGGAAGATATGCCCATCAAGCAGCAGATAAAGAAGACCACTGCAAAAGTGGAACATGTACAATCTGATACTGAACTTGCTGGTGACTCATCAACAAGCCATAGAAAAGCAATCAAGGCTACTCGGAAACCTCTTCGTTTACCTATTTATGGTTGTTATGATGTAGCAACCATGGGGCATGCAAAATCTGTTCATGAAAATTCAGCGGATGATTCTTCAAAAAAGTTGGAATCTGCAGTGACCAAAGAATCACTCTCCAATCAAGTGCAACCTAGAAACGAAACCGATTGTAACTGTAGAAGTATCCAACATGGAAAGCATGGCCAATCTAAGGAGATCAATCTTCAGGTTCGCATGAATGAAGCTACTGAAGCTTTTATAAATCAGAAGTTGATTGATGGAAAACACCTCAGCACAGATGGGGCAGATGACCAGTCTAAACATTTCATGGATGCACTAGATATACTGAATTCCAACAAGGACCTGTTCATAAAACTCCTACAAGACCCCAATTCTCTACTGGTGAAACATATTGAAGACTTGCGAGACTCTCAGGAAAAAGTGCAGCAGATTAAATCTTACCCTGAAGATAAATTGTCAgaacaacacaaaaataattcaagggAATGTGAAAGGACTGGCTGTACCCGAAACTTCAACTCCATTGATAGATACCTGTCCAAGCGAACTGGTGATCCTCAACCCTCGGAGACAATAGTAGTTTTGAAGCCTGGCTCTGCAAGCTTGCAAAACTGTGCGGATGGAATCAGTCATGACTCTCCACCGGTTCATTATAGGTTAAAAAATGTGCAGCAGAGTGTTAAACCTTCATTTTTCCCCCTtgtcaaaatgaaaagaaagttgATGCATGCTATGCGGATGAGCAGGAAAGAGCGGCAGTTGATGTTGACTGATGGTGCAGTGCAGAAGtccaaatatattttccaaGAGAGTGAAAAATGTGGTGGCGGAGGTGTGGATATTAATGAAAGAAACTCACCAGGTGAAACCTCTTGTTATTTAGGAAGAACAACCATGGATGTCAGGAGTGAAGACCAGATGGACAAAGTGGAAATAATTGAATCTAGTGTTAGAGAGGAAGCTGCTACAGCCAGTGAAAAAGGTCATGAAAGCTCAAGATTTTCAAATCTCAGGCATTCCAAGGAAACTAACAATGACAAATATGTTGAGACAAGGGTACATCTATCTGACtttttaatgaatgaaaatgtGAATCTTTCGAGAAAGCAGAGACCAAAAACCAGGGATGGGATGAGCTCTCTTCCTGAAATTGAATTCTTTCCTATGGCCGGTCCTAGATGTAAAGCGGAGCATGCCCGTGTCACTCCACAAATGAGATTTTCTCCCTATACCAGTTATCAAATGGTGAACAAGAACAAGTGGAATCAGAGTGAAAAGAGAAACAACACAAGTCCAACCCGGCAGACTTTGGAGGCTCCACCATGGGCCAATGACAAAAAATGTGAGGATCAATTACAAATCATCGAGACAGAGAAAACTATTTCAGACAAACTTTTCCCTGATGTCAAAGAGGATGAAAACATCTCTTCTCTTGAAAATGATTCTAGCCCTGGAG gaaaaaagGACAGTAAAATTTCAGAAGAATATAGTCCCTCCGGCGTGCCCTCCAGACTAGATGGCTCGTACAATAGCGATGCTAATGAAAGCACCCGTACTGCAAATACAACTGACGAACATGAATCCTCAAAATTCTGTAGACTG GATTCATCTGCAGATAATCAAATGTCACCATCTTCAACAAGTGATTATTTGTCAAGCCCTTCAACCATCCAGAGGGTTGAAGACTTGGACAAGGCCAAAGAGAGAGCAGAGCAGCCAAGTCCAGTATCTGTTCTTGAGCATTTTTTCATGGAAGATATGATTACTAGACCTTCAAGCCACGCATCACGGCCTG CTGAACTATCAGCCCTGCCACTAAGAATAGGTAAAGAGGAAGACTATTTGGCTGCTCTTGTTCACTCCCCTTTGGATCTGAAGATTAATTCAAGCACTTCTTTGGAAGAGCTAGGATCCGTGTTGGAGTATATAGGTGCATTTTTGAGAGCTTCTGGCTTTAATTTGGATGATCTCTCATCAAAGTGCCATGGTGAGTCCTGTGGTGGTCATAAGCTCGTTTGTGATTATTTTGTCGAAGTCCTTCTAGAGGTATACCTGAACTACATGAGAAGCTCCCCTTGGTTGTCATTTGTCGAACCAAAAGTTCGACCTGTTACAATGGCAGAAAACATGGCTCAACAAGTGATGAAACATGTTGAACGGAACATACTCTTACAGCCACCTTCGCGAACATTAGATCATCTTGTTGAAAAGGACTTGACTAGCTCTGTGACATGGTTGGATGTCCGGATTGATGCTGAATATGTTGTTAGTATGATAGTAGAAAGTGTTCTAGAAGAAGTGATAATGGAGACTGCAATTGAGTAG
- the LOC7479310 gene encoding uncharacterized protein LOC7479310 isoform X1 encodes MSTSTYSHIMERRSPKSPLPRSPFPKSPMPQSPEFYEKYKSKCAYGLINIFHFRQRHSKKLISDKAVLKRHAVEMKKIAEEDMPIKQQIKKTTAKVEHVQSDTELAGDSSTSHRKAIKATRKPLRLPIYGCYDVATMGHAKSVHENSADDSSKKLESAVTKESLSNQVQPRNETDCNCRSIQHGKHGQSKEINLQVRMNEATEAFINQKLIDGKHLSTDGADDQSKHFMDALDILNSNKDLFIKLLQDPNSLLVKHIEDLRDSQEKVQQIKSYPEDKLSEQHKNNSRECERTGCTRNFNSIDRYLSKRTGDPQPSETIVVLKPGSASLQNCADGISHDSPPVHYRLKNVQQSVKPSFFPLVKMKRKLMHAMRMSRKERQLMLTDGAVQKSKYIFQESEKCGGGGVDINERNSPGETSCYLGRTTMDVRSEDQMDKVEIIESSVREEAATASEKGHESSRFSNLRHSKETNNDKYVETRVHLSDFLMNENVNLSRKQRPKTRDGMSSLPEIEFFPMAGPRCKAEHARVTPQMRFSPYTSYQMVNKNKWNQSEKRNNTSPTRQTLEAPPWANDKKCEDQLQIIETEKTISDKLFPDVKEDENISSLENDSSPGVSIKIIGKKDSKISEEYSPSGVPSRLDGSYNSDANESTRTANTTDEHESSKFCRLDSSADNQMSPSSTSDYLSSPSTIQRVEDLDKAKERAEQPSPVSVLEHFFMEDMITRPSSHASRPAELSALPLRIGKEEDYLAALVHSPLDLKINSSTSLEELGSVLEYIGAFLRASGFNLDDLSSKCHGESCGGHKLVCDYFVEVLLEVYLNYMRSSPWLSFVEPKVRPVTMAENMAQQVMKHVERNILLQPPSRTLDHLVEKDLTSSVTWLDVRIDAEYVVSMIVESVLEEVIMETAIE; translated from the exons aaatgaagaaaattgcAGAGGAAGATATGCCCATCAAGCAGCAGATAAAGAAGACCACTGCAAAAGTGGAACATGTACAATCTGATACTGAACTTGCTGGTGACTCATCAACAAGCCATAGAAAAGCAATCAAGGCTACTCGGAAACCTCTTCGTTTACCTATTTATGGTTGTTATGATGTAGCAACCATGGGGCATGCAAAATCTGTTCATGAAAATTCAGCGGATGATTCTTCAAAAAAGTTGGAATCTGCAGTGACCAAAGAATCACTCTCCAATCAAGTGCAACCTAGAAACGAAACCGATTGTAACTGTAGAAGTATCCAACATGGAAAGCATGGCCAATCTAAGGAGATCAATCTTCAGGTTCGCATGAATGAAGCTACTGAAGCTTTTATAAATCAGAAGTTGATTGATGGAAAACACCTCAGCACAGATGGGGCAGATGACCAGTCTAAACATTTCATGGATGCACTAGATATACTGAATTCCAACAAGGACCTGTTCATAAAACTCCTACAAGACCCCAATTCTCTACTGGTGAAACATATTGAAGACTTGCGAGACTCTCAGGAAAAAGTGCAGCAGATTAAATCTTACCCTGAAGATAAATTGTCAgaacaacacaaaaataattcaagggAATGTGAAAGGACTGGCTGTACCCGAAACTTCAACTCCATTGATAGATACCTGTCCAAGCGAACTGGTGATCCTCAACCCTCGGAGACAATAGTAGTTTTGAAGCCTGGCTCTGCAAGCTTGCAAAACTGTGCGGATGGAATCAGTCATGACTCTCCACCGGTTCATTATAGGTTAAAAAATGTGCAGCAGAGTGTTAAACCTTCATTTTTCCCCCTtgtcaaaatgaaaagaaagttgATGCATGCTATGCGGATGAGCAGGAAAGAGCGGCAGTTGATGTTGACTGATGGTGCAGTGCAGAAGtccaaatatattttccaaGAGAGTGAAAAATGTGGTGGCGGAGGTGTGGATATTAATGAAAGAAACTCACCAGGTGAAACCTCTTGTTATTTAGGAAGAACAACCATGGATGTCAGGAGTGAAGACCAGATGGACAAAGTGGAAATAATTGAATCTAGTGTTAGAGAGGAAGCTGCTACAGCCAGTGAAAAAGGTCATGAAAGCTCAAGATTTTCAAATCTCAGGCATTCCAAGGAAACTAACAATGACAAATATGTTGAGACAAGGGTACATCTATCTGACtttttaatgaatgaaaatgtGAATCTTTCGAGAAAGCAGAGACCAAAAACCAGGGATGGGATGAGCTCTCTTCCTGAAATTGAATTCTTTCCTATGGCCGGTCCTAGATGTAAAGCGGAGCATGCCCGTGTCACTCCACAAATGAGATTTTCTCCCTATACCAGTTATCAAATGGTGAACAAGAACAAGTGGAATCAGAGTGAAAAGAGAAACAACACAAGTCCAACCCGGCAGACTTTGGAGGCTCCACCATGGGCCAATGACAAAAAATGTGAGGATCAATTACAAATCATCGAGACAGAGAAAACTATTTCAGACAAACTTTTCCCTGATGTCAAAGAGGATGAAAACATCTCTTCTCTTGAAAATGATTCTAGCCCTGGAG TTTCCATcaaaataataggaaaaaagGACAGTAAAATTTCAGAAGAATATAGTCCCTCCGGCGTGCCCTCCAGACTAGATGGCTCGTACAATAGCGATGCTAATGAAAGCACCCGTACTGCAAATACAACTGACGAACATGAATCCTCAAAATTCTGTAGACTG GATTCATCTGCAGATAATCAAATGTCACCATCTTCAACAAGTGATTATTTGTCAAGCCCTTCAACCATCCAGAGGGTTGAAGACTTGGACAAGGCCAAAGAGAGAGCAGAGCAGCCAAGTCCAGTATCTGTTCTTGAGCATTTTTTCATGGAAGATATGATTACTAGACCTTCAAGCCACGCATCACGGCCTG CTGAACTATCAGCCCTGCCACTAAGAATAGGTAAAGAGGAAGACTATTTGGCTGCTCTTGTTCACTCCCCTTTGGATCTGAAGATTAATTCAAGCACTTCTTTGGAAGAGCTAGGATCCGTGTTGGAGTATATAGGTGCATTTTTGAGAGCTTCTGGCTTTAATTTGGATGATCTCTCATCAAAGTGCCATGGTGAGTCCTGTGGTGGTCATAAGCTCGTTTGTGATTATTTTGTCGAAGTCCTTCTAGAGGTATACCTGAACTACATGAGAAGCTCCCCTTGGTTGTCATTTGTCGAACCAAAAGTTCGACCTGTTACAATGGCAGAAAACATGGCTCAACAAGTGATGAAACATGTTGAACGGAACATACTCTTACAGCCACCTTCGCGAACATTAGATCATCTTGTTGAAAAGGACTTGACTAGCTCTGTGACATGGTTGGATGTCCGGATTGATGCTGAATATGTTGTTAGTATGATAGTAGAAAGTGTTCTAGAAGAAGTGATAATGGAGACTGCAATTGAGTAG
- the LOC7479310 gene encoding uncharacterized protein LOC7479310 isoform X3 has translation MSTSTYSHIMERRSPKSPLPRSPFPKSPMPQSPEFYEKYKSKCAYGLINIFHFRQRHSKKLISDKAVLKRHAVEMKKIAEEDMPIKQQIKKTTAKVEHVQSDTELAGDSSTSHRKAIKATRKPLRLPIYGCYDVATMGHAKSVHENSADDSSKKLESAVTKESLSNQVQPRNETDCNCRSIQHGKHGQSKEINLQVRMNEATEAFINQKLIDGKHLSTDGADDQSKHFMDALDILNSNKDLFIKLLQDPNSLLVKHIEDLRDSQEKVQQIKSYPEDKLSEQHKNNSRECERTGCTRNFNSIDRYLSKRTGDPQPSETIVVLKPGSASLQNCADGISHDSPPVHYRLKNVQQSVKPSFFPLVKMKRKLMHAMRMSRKERQLMLTDGAVQKSKYIFQESEKCGGGGVDINERNSPGETSCYLGRTTMDVRSEDQMDKVEIIESSVREEAATASEKGHESSRFSNLRHSKETNNDKYVETRVHLSDFLMNENVNLSRKQRPKTRDGMSSLPEIEFFPMAGPRCKAEHARVTPQMRFSPYTSYQMVNKNKWNQSEKRNNTSPTRQTLEAPPWANDKKCEDQLQIIETEKTISDKLFPDVKEDENISSLENDSSPGVSIKIIGKKDSKISEEYSPSGVPSRLDGSYNSDANESTRTANTTDEHESSKFCRLDSSADNQMSPSSTSDYLSSPSTIQRVEDLDKAKERAEQPSPVSVLEHFFMEDMITRPSSHASRPVMQLNYQPCH, from the exons aaatgaagaaaattgcAGAGGAAGATATGCCCATCAAGCAGCAGATAAAGAAGACCACTGCAAAAGTGGAACATGTACAATCTGATACTGAACTTGCTGGTGACTCATCAACAAGCCATAGAAAAGCAATCAAGGCTACTCGGAAACCTCTTCGTTTACCTATTTATGGTTGTTATGATGTAGCAACCATGGGGCATGCAAAATCTGTTCATGAAAATTCAGCGGATGATTCTTCAAAAAAGTTGGAATCTGCAGTGACCAAAGAATCACTCTCCAATCAAGTGCAACCTAGAAACGAAACCGATTGTAACTGTAGAAGTATCCAACATGGAAAGCATGGCCAATCTAAGGAGATCAATCTTCAGGTTCGCATGAATGAAGCTACTGAAGCTTTTATAAATCAGAAGTTGATTGATGGAAAACACCTCAGCACAGATGGGGCAGATGACCAGTCTAAACATTTCATGGATGCACTAGATATACTGAATTCCAACAAGGACCTGTTCATAAAACTCCTACAAGACCCCAATTCTCTACTGGTGAAACATATTGAAGACTTGCGAGACTCTCAGGAAAAAGTGCAGCAGATTAAATCTTACCCTGAAGATAAATTGTCAgaacaacacaaaaataattcaagggAATGTGAAAGGACTGGCTGTACCCGAAACTTCAACTCCATTGATAGATACCTGTCCAAGCGAACTGGTGATCCTCAACCCTCGGAGACAATAGTAGTTTTGAAGCCTGGCTCTGCAAGCTTGCAAAACTGTGCGGATGGAATCAGTCATGACTCTCCACCGGTTCATTATAGGTTAAAAAATGTGCAGCAGAGTGTTAAACCTTCATTTTTCCCCCTtgtcaaaatgaaaagaaagttgATGCATGCTATGCGGATGAGCAGGAAAGAGCGGCAGTTGATGTTGACTGATGGTGCAGTGCAGAAGtccaaatatattttccaaGAGAGTGAAAAATGTGGTGGCGGAGGTGTGGATATTAATGAAAGAAACTCACCAGGTGAAACCTCTTGTTATTTAGGAAGAACAACCATGGATGTCAGGAGTGAAGACCAGATGGACAAAGTGGAAATAATTGAATCTAGTGTTAGAGAGGAAGCTGCTACAGCCAGTGAAAAAGGTCATGAAAGCTCAAGATTTTCAAATCTCAGGCATTCCAAGGAAACTAACAATGACAAATATGTTGAGACAAGGGTACATCTATCTGACtttttaatgaatgaaaatgtGAATCTTTCGAGAAAGCAGAGACCAAAAACCAGGGATGGGATGAGCTCTCTTCCTGAAATTGAATTCTTTCCTATGGCCGGTCCTAGATGTAAAGCGGAGCATGCCCGTGTCACTCCACAAATGAGATTTTCTCCCTATACCAGTTATCAAATGGTGAACAAGAACAAGTGGAATCAGAGTGAAAAGAGAAACAACACAAGTCCAACCCGGCAGACTTTGGAGGCTCCACCATGGGCCAATGACAAAAAATGTGAGGATCAATTACAAATCATCGAGACAGAGAAAACTATTTCAGACAAACTTTTCCCTGATGTCAAAGAGGATGAAAACATCTCTTCTCTTGAAAATGATTCTAGCCCTGGAG TTTCCATcaaaataataggaaaaaagGACAGTAAAATTTCAGAAGAATATAGTCCCTCCGGCGTGCCCTCCAGACTAGATGGCTCGTACAATAGCGATGCTAATGAAAGCACCCGTACTGCAAATACAACTGACGAACATGAATCCTCAAAATTCTGTAGACTG GATTCATCTGCAGATAATCAAATGTCACCATCTTCAACAAGTGATTATTTGTCAAGCCCTTCAACCATCCAGAGGGTTGAAGACTTGGACAAGGCCAAAGAGAGAGCAGAGCAGCCAAGTCCAGTATCTGTTCTTGAGCATTTTTTCATGGAAGATATGATTACTAGACCTTCAAGCCACGCATCACGGCCTG TAATGCAGCTGAACTATCAGCCCTGCCACTAA
- the LOC7479311 gene encoding transcription factor GLABRA 3: protein MATKLHNQERLPGNLKKQLAIAVRSIQWSYAIFWSMSARQPGVLEWGDGYYNGDIKTRKTIQSIELDEDELGLQRSEQLRELYESLSVGEASPQARRPSAALSPEDLTDTEWYYLVCMSFIFDIGQGLPGTTLANGHPTWLCNAHSADSKVFSRSLLAKSASIQTVVCFPFMRGVIELGVTEQVLEDPSLINHIKTSFLEIPYAVAAKNSSARSEKELACATFNRETLDTKPIPVIGCGELDITSPNRNSNDQPAADLIMVEGLNGGASQMQSLQFMDDDHSVHHSLNSSDCISQTIVDPVKVVPILKNVKVNNQNLLDVQDCNHTKLTSLDLQKEDFHYQSVLSCLLKTSNPLILGPDVQNCHQESSFVSWKKAGSVHTHKLKSGTRQKVLKKILLEVPRMHVDGLLDSPEYNSNKVVVGRPEADENGASHALSERKQREKLNKRFMILKSIVPSISKVDKVSILDETIEYLQELERKVEELGSNRELLEVLTKRKPQDTAERTSDNYGSNKIGNGKHSLTNKRKAPDIDEMEPDINHNVSKDGSAESITVSVNKEDVLIEIKCRWREGILLEIMDVASHLHLDSHSVQSSTMDGILSLTIKSKHKGLNATSIGTIKQALRRVAGKC from the exons ATGGCTACTAAGCTCCACAACCAAGAGAGACTACCAGGGAACCTCAAGAAACAGCTTGCTATTGCTGTCAGGAGCATTCAGTGGAGCTACGCAATCTTCTGGTCCATGTCAGCAAGACAACCAGG AGTGTTGGAGTGGGGTGATGGGTACTACAACGGAGATATTAAAACAAGGAAGACAATTCAATCCATAGAGCTTGATGAAGATGAATTGGGTTTACAGAGAAGTGAGCAGTTAAGAGAACTCTACGAGTCACTTTCAGTTGGTGAAGCCAGTCCACAAGCTAGAAGACCTTCAGCTGCATTATCTCCAGAAGATCTCACTGATACAGAGTGGTATTATTTGGTTTGCATGTCCTTCATATTCGACATTGGCCAAGG CTTGCCAGGAACAACATTAGCAAATGGTCATCCTACTTGGCTATGCAATGCTCATTCTGCAGATAGTAAAGTATTCAGTCGCTCTCTGCTAGCTAAG AGTGCATCAATTCAG ACCGTGGTTTGCTTTCCATTTATGAGAGGTGTGATTGAGCTGGGTGTGACTGAGCAG gTTTTGGAGGACCCAAGTCTCATTAATCACATAAAAACATCATTCTTGGAGATCCCATACGCAGTAGCTGCCAAGAATTCTAGTGCAAGAAGTGAAAAAGAGCTTGCATGTGCCACCTTCAATCGTGAAACACTTGACACCAAACCGATTCCAGTTATAGGATGTGGAGAACTAGACATAACTTCCCCTAACCGCAATTCAAATGATCAGCCGGCTGCAGATTTGATTATGGTTGAAGGGCTAAATGGAGGAGCTTCCCAAATGCAAAGTTTGCAGTTCATGGATGATGACCACAGTGTCCATCATTCCTTGAATTCTAGTGACTGCATATCTCAAACCATTGTAGATCCTGTGAAGGTTGTTCCTATTTTGAAGAATGTGAAGGTAAATAACCAGAATCTTCTGGATGTTCAAGACTGCAATCACACGAAGCTGACTTCGTTGGACCTTCAAAAGGAAGATTTTCATTATCAAAGTGTTCTCTCATGTCTCTTAAAGACCTCCAATCCATTGATTTTAGGACCCGATGTCCAGAATTGTCACCAGGAATCGAGCTTTGTCAGTTGGAAGAAAGCAGGATCGGTGCATACTCACAAATTGAAAAGTGGAACTCGACAAAAAGTACTAAAGAAGATACTACTTGAAGTTCCTCGGATGCATGTTGATGGCTTGCTTGACTCCCCAGAATATAATAGCAATAAAGTTGTAGTGGGGAGGCCAGAGGCTGATGAAAATGGTGCAAGCCATGCATTATCTGAGAGGAAGCAAAGAGAAAAGCTGAATAAAAGGTTTATGATTCTGAAATCAATTGTCCCTTCAATCAGCAAG GTTGATAAAGTATCTATACTAGATGAGACCATCGAATACCTTCAAGAGCTTGAAAGAAAGGTTGAAGAGTTGGGATCTAACAGGGAGCTATTGGAGGTTCTTACCAAAAGAAAACCCCAAGATACTGCGGAGAGGACATCTGATAACTATGGCAGCAATAAGATTGGAAATGGAAAACATTCGTTGACAAATAAGAGGAAGGCTCCAGACATTGATGAAATGGAGCCAGATATCAACCATAATGTATCAAAAGATGGTTCAGCTGAAAGTATAACTGTCAGCGTGAATAAAGAGGATGTTCTAATCGAGATCAAGTGTCGTTGGAGGGAGGGAATATTGCTGGAGATAATGGATGTAGCTAGTCATCTCCATTTAGATTCTCACTCGGTTCAATCATCTACCATGGACGGGATCCTTTCTCTGACTATCAAATCAAAG CACAAGGGATTGAATGCTACATCAATTGGCACAATCAAACAAGCCCTTCGAAGAGTTGCTGGGAAATGTTGA